AACCAGCACGTGGTCGCGAAGCAGGCCGAGGCGACCAAGATGCTCGACTTCCTGAAGGGCGAGGAGCCGCGCCTGAAGGCCGATCTCGAGCGCGCCGAGGCCGCGCTGACCAACTACCAGCGCACGTCGGGCTCGATCAACGCGAGCGACGAGGCGAAGGTCTACCTCGAAGGCAGCGTGCAGTACGAGCAGCAGATCGCCGCGCAGCGCCTGCAGCTCGCGTCGCTCGCGCAGCGTTTCACCGATTCGCATCCGATGGTGATCGCCGCGAAGCAGCAGCTCGGCCAGCTGCAGGCGGAGAAGGACAAGTTCTCGAACCGCTTCCGCAGCCTGCCGGCGACCGAGGTGAAGGCAGTCCAGCTCCAGCGCGACGCGAAGGTCGCCGAGGACATCTACGTGCTGCTGCTGAACCGCGTGCAGGAACTGTCGGTGCAGAAGGCGGGCACGGGCGGCAACATCCACCTGATCGACTCGGCGCTGCGTCCGGGCGCGCCGGTCAAGCCGAAGAAGGTGCTGATCCTGTCGGCCGCGGTGTTCCTCGGGCTGATCCTCGGCACGGGCATCGTGTTCCTGCGCCGCAACCTGTTCCAGGGCATCGAGGATCCGGACCGCATCGAGCGCGCGTTCAACCTGCCGCTGTACGGCCTCGTGCCGGAAAGCGCCGAGCAGGTGCGCCTCGACGCGCAGGCCGAGAAGAGCGGCAGCCGCGCGCGGCCGATCCTCGCGAGCCTGCGTCCGAAGGACCTGAGCGTCGAGAGCCTGCGCAGCCTGCGCACCGCGATGCAGTTCGCGCTGATGGACGCGAAGAACCGCGTGATCGTGCTGACCGGCCCGACGCCGGGCATCGGCAAGAGCTTCCTCGCGGTCAACCTCGCGGTGCTGCTCGCGCACTCCGGCAAGCGCGTGCTGCTGGTCGACGCCGACATGCGCCGCGGCCTGCTCGACCGCTACTTCGGCCTCACGCCGCAGCCCGGCCTGTCCGAGCTGCTGAGCGACCAGTCGCCGCTCGAGGACGCGATCCGCGAGACGCCGGTGCAGGGCCTGTCGTTCATCGGGGCCGGCACGCGCCCGCCGAACCCGTCGGAGCTGCTGATGTCGGCGCGTCTGCCGCAGTACCTCGAAGGCCTCGGCAAGCGCTACGACGTGGTGCTGGTCGATTCGCCGCCGGTGCTGGCCGTGACCGACGCGACGATCTTCGGCCGCATGGCGGGCTCGACGTTCCTCGTGCTGCGCTCGGGCATGCATACCGAAGGCGAGATCGGCGACGCGATCAAGCGGCTGCGTACCGCGGGCGTCGACCTGCAGGGCGGCATCTTCAACGGCGTGCCGCCGAAGGCGCGCGGCTATGGCCGCGGCTATGCGGCCGTGCATGAATACCTGAGCGCCTGACCGGCTGGAGGCTCGACGATGAAAATTTCCGTGCTCGTTCCGACCTACCGGCGTCCGGCCGATCTCGCGCGCTGCCTGCATGCGCTGCAGCGCCAGGCGCGGATGCCCGACGAGGTGATCGTCGTCGCGCGCCCGGAAGACGACGCGACGCACGAGCGGCTCGCCGATCCGTCGGTGGGCGGCACGCTGCCGCTGCGCGTCGTGCCGGTCGACGTGCCGGGGCAGGTCGCCGCGCTGAACAAGGGCCTCGACTCGGTGCACGGCGACATCGTCGCGATCACCGACGACGACGCCGCGCCGCATCCCGACTGGCTCGCGCGCATCGAAGCCGCGTTTCTCGCCGATCCGCGCGTCGGCGCCGTCGGCGGGCGCGACTGGGTGCACGAGAAAGGCCGCCTGCTCGACGAATCGCGCGAGCGCGTCGGCCAGCTCACGCTGTCCGGCAAGATCATCGGCAATCATCATCTCGGCGTCGGCGGCGTGCGCGAAGTCGACACGCTGAAGGGCGCGAACATGAGCTTCCGGCGCGCGGCGATCGAGCGGCTGCGCTTCGATACGCGGCTGCGCGGCGCGGGCGCGCAGGTGCACAACGACATGGCGTTCAGCATGCGCGTGCAGCGCGCCGGCTGGACGCTCGTCTACGACCCGGC
The sequence above is drawn from the Burkholderia ubonensis genome and encodes:
- a CDS encoding polysaccharide biosynthesis tyrosine autokinase, encoding MVNTQAKQSYAGLAAKTEEEDVVLGQLIQVIFDDFWTLLGIAVTVVALAGLYCFIAKPVYQADVHVRVEGNDNTSQALTQTQTGAVINSGPQQAPTDAEIEIIKSRGVVAPVVEQFKLNFSVMPKTIPVLGSLAARFATPGEPANAWLGLKSYAWGGEVADIDTVNVVPALEGKKLTLTAGPNGSYTLADQNGGRILSGRVGEAEQGGGVTLMVSKLAARPGTQFTVVRYNDLDAIAGFQTGIQVTEQGKQTGVVQISLEGKDPEQTAAIANALAQSYLNQHVVAKQAEATKMLDFLKGEEPRLKADLERAEAALTNYQRTSGSINASDEAKVYLEGSVQYEQQIAAQRLQLASLAQRFTDSHPMVIAAKQQLGQLQAEKDKFSNRFRSLPATEVKAVQLQRDAKVAEDIYVLLLNRVQELSVQKAGTGGNIHLIDSALRPGAPVKPKKVLILSAAVFLGLILGTGIVFLRRNLFQGIEDPDRIERAFNLPLYGLVPESAEQVRLDAQAEKSGSRARPILASLRPKDLSVESLRSLRTAMQFALMDAKNRVIVLTGPTPGIGKSFLAVNLAVLLAHSGKRVLLVDADMRRGLLDRYFGLTPQPGLSELLSDQSPLEDAIRETPVQGLSFIGAGTRPPNPSELLMSARLPQYLEGLGKRYDVVLVDSPPVLAVTDATIFGRMAGSTFLVLRSGMHTEGEIGDAIKRLRTAGVDLQGGIFNGVPPKARGYGRGYAAVHEYLSA
- a CDS encoding glycosyltransferase family 2 protein, with amino-acid sequence MKISVLVPTYRRPADLARCLHALQRQARMPDEVIVVARPEDDATHERLADPSVGGTLPLRVVPVDVPGQVAALNKGLDSVHGDIVAITDDDAAPHPDWLARIEAAFLADPRVGAVGGRDWVHEKGRLLDESRERVGQLTLSGKIIGNHHLGVGGVREVDTLKGANMSFRRAAIERLRFDTRLRGAGAQVHNDMAFSMRVQRAGWTLVYDPAIAVDHFPAERFDDDRRDAASLNAISNGAYNLHLTLREHLPPIRREIAWWWWMLVGTRVYPGLAHLLLSLHTAQRDRVRDHWRAVRRGARDARRATLASHRAAMPPVTS